TGGACGTGCTGGCTGGGATTCGCGCGGTGGCGACCGAGGAGGGCCTGCCGCTGCATCTGGACGGCGCGCGGGTGGTGAATGCGGCGGTGGCGCTGGGGGTGCCGCTGCGGGACGTGACGGGGATGTTCGACACGGTCAGCGTGTGCCTCAGCAAGGGCCTGGGTGCGCCGGTGGGCAGTGTGCTGGTCGGCAGCGCCGCCCAGATGCGGCAGGCGCACCGCTACCGCAAGATGATGGGCGGCGGCATGCGGCAGGCGGGCGTGCTGGCGGCGGCGGCGCTCGTGGCCCTACGCGAGGGGCCCGCGCGGCTGGCGGAGGATCACCGCCGCACCCGTGAACTGGCCCACGCCCTCGTGAACGCGGGTTTTGACGTGAACCTGACGGCCGTGCAGACGAATATCATCTACGCCACCGTGCCCGACGCGGCGGCTCACGCGGCCCGCTGGAGCGAGCAGGGCGTCCTGTGCAACGCGCTCGGGCCGGACAGTGTCCGCTTCGTGCTGCACCATCAGGTGGACGACGAGGCGCTGGCGGGCGCGATCCGCGTGCTGACGGCCTGACGCGTGGCGTGGGGCGCGCCTCAACTTTCCGTTGACGCGCCTGTCGGCCCGTGCGCGGTAGGCTCGGGGGCATGACCGTTCCAGAGCCTGTCGCGCCCAGTGTGCCGCCCGTTCCGCCTGCCGATCCTGCCGGGGTGCGGGCGGTCAGTGGGAACCGCGCGGCGCTGACGCTGCTGGTCGTGCAGAACGTGGTGTCGGCGGTGCTAATGGGTGTGGGGGCGCCGCTGGGGCTGGCGCTGCTGGGGGCGTTCGCGGTGGTGGTGCTCGTGGCGTTCACGGCGTTCCGGAACACGATGAATGCGCTGCTGCGGGATTCGCGCTGGCGGACGCCGCCCGCATGGGGCGTGGCGCTGGCGGCGTTCGCGCTGGCGTTCCTGGCGTCGCGGGCGTTCGTGCTGGCGTTCGTGACGCTGGTGCCGTCGTCCGCGAACGCGGTGCCGCAGTTCCTCAGTCAGGGGGCGGACGTGTGGGTGCTACTCCTCGCGGCGGGCCTCCTGATCCCCTTCGCGGAGGAGGTCGCCTTCCGGGGTCTGCTGATGCGCGGGCACGAGCGGGCGGCGGGGTTCACGGTCGCGGCGGTCACGAGCACGCTGGTGTTCTCGCTGGCGCACGGCGTACCGGCCAGCGTGGTGGGGATCATCCCGCTGGCGTACGTGTTGGCGCGCGTCGTGCAGCACACGGGCAGCCTGTGGAACGGCGTGATCGTGCACGCGCTGAACAACACCATCGCGGTGGGGCTGGGCACCCTGCTGGCGGGTCGCCTCCCGTCCGACCCGGAGCGGGCGACCGAACTGCTGAAGAACGAGGCGCTGCGCCTGC
The DNA window shown above is from Deinococcus sedimenti and carries:
- a CDS encoding threonine aldolase family protein; the encoded protein is MTELARLIADLRSDTVTTPTPAMREAMAQAPVGDDVYGEDPTVNELQAEVARLTGHEAGLFMPSGTMTNQVAIALHTRRGEEVICAEGSHIYEWELGMMATFSGVVPRFVPAPLGVPAPEDVRAAIRRSIHQSPSGLISLENTHNKAGGTVIPLDVLAGIRAVATEEGLPLHLDGARVVNAAVALGVPLRDVTGMFDTVSVCLSKGLGAPVGSVLVGSAAQMRQAHRYRKMMGGGMRQAGVLAAAALVALREGPARLAEDHRRTRELAHALVNAGFDVNLTAVQTNIIYATVPDAAAHAARWSEQGVLCNALGPDSVRFVLHHQVDDEALAGAIRVLTA
- a CDS encoding CPBP family intramembrane glutamic endopeptidase — protein: MTVPEPVAPSVPPVPPADPAGVRAVSGNRAALTLLVVQNVVSAVLMGVGAPLGLALLGAFAVVVLVAFTAFRNTMNALLRDSRWRTPPAWGVALAAFALAFLASRAFVLAFVTLVPSSANAVPQFLSQGADVWVLLLAAGLLIPFAEEVAFRGLLMRGHERAAGFTVAAVTSTLVFSLAHGVPASVVGIIPLAYVLARVVQHTGSLWNGVIVHALNNTIAVGLGTLLAGRLPSDPERATELLKNEALRLPIAGGAALFGTVVLVVLHLWLTPKADPQERSAPGPWLSGAFVIMLLFGLSAGALTLPGVAQWVTDLRGALR